A window of the bacterium genome harbors these coding sequences:
- a CDS encoding dihydrolipoamide acetyltransferase family protein, whose amino-acid sequence MFITHIRMPRMGSSVHESTVVEWKKQTGDRVAKGEVLLAAESDKVEFEIECPADGVIKEILVEADKTVPVGESLALLETEAQVPEDAQKPRSGPPAADDWGAPVAPLSARKSTAAPPAPRKETRTARPAGGADTSKSTTRLSPRVRRLAEERGISAQALSEIPGTGDGGRITARDLESFTAGDGGAALALSFSSLAAEGEAREQRIPMSRTRRRIAENLTRSVREIPQVSSWLDVDMSRISAWREANKAPFAEKHGVRLTFTPFFALALTHALRDTEHARFNATYEDDAVIVRRYVNLGVAVDTPEGLLVPVLRAADGLDFAEMALRLEDLSRRTREGALSPEEVKEGTITLTNFGASGALGGAPIINPPQVCILGTGAIAPRPAALPGNRLAVRPLMTLSLTFDHRANDGFAAGRFLSAIRDALERMDLSQVRY is encoded by the coding sequence ATGTTCATCACCCACATCCGGATGCCCCGCATGGGAAGCAGCGTGCACGAGAGCACCGTTGTCGAGTGGAAGAAGCAGACCGGCGATCGCGTCGCGAAGGGCGAAGTGCTCCTCGCGGCGGAGAGCGACAAGGTGGAGTTCGAGATCGAATGCCCGGCCGACGGCGTGATCAAGGAGATTCTCGTCGAGGCGGACAAGACGGTCCCGGTGGGGGAGTCGCTCGCCCTCCTCGAAACCGAGGCGCAGGTCCCGGAGGATGCGCAAAAACCCCGCTCCGGCCCCCCGGCCGCGGACGACTGGGGAGCGCCCGTCGCACCGCTCTCCGCCCGGAAATCGACCGCGGCCCCGCCCGCTCCCCGGAAAGAAACGCGGACGGCCCGCCCCGCGGGAGGCGCGGACACATCAAAAAGCACAACCCGGCTCTCCCCCCGCGTGCGGCGCCTCGCGGAGGAACGCGGAATTTCGGCGCAGGCCCTCTCCGAGATCCCCGGAACGGGCGACGGGGGCCGCATCACCGCCCGCGACCTCGAAAGCTTCACTGCGGGGGACGGCGGCGCGGCGCTGGCGCTCTCCTTCTCCTCCCTCGCGGCGGAGGGAGAAGCGCGCGAGCAGCGCATCCCCATGAGCCGCACCCGGCGCCGCATCGCCGAAAACCTCACCCGCTCGGTGCGGGAGATCCCCCAGGTGTCTTCCTGGCTCGATGTGGACATGAGCCGCATCAGTGCCTGGCGCGAGGCGAACAAGGCGCCATTTGCGGAAAAACACGGGGTGCGGCTGACCTTCACCCCCTTCTTCGCGCTCGCTCTCACCCATGCCCTGCGTGATACGGAACACGCCCGCTTCAACGCCACCTATGAAGACGACGCCGTCATCGTGCGGCGCTACGTGAACCTCGGGGTCGCGGTGGACACCCCCGAGGGACTGCTGGTGCCGGTCCTCCGGGCGGCGGACGGGCTCGATTTCGCCGAGATGGCCCTGCGCCTCGAGGATCTGAGCCGGCGCACCCGCGAGGGCGCCCTCTCTCCCGAGGAGGTGAAGGAGGGGACGATCACCCTCACCAACTTCGGCGCCTCGGGCGCCCTGGGCGGGGCCCCGATCATCAACCCGCCGCAGGTCTGCATCCTCGGGACCGGCGCGATCGCCCCCCGGCCCGCCGCGCTCCCGGGAAACCGGCTGGCGGTCCGGCCGCTGATGACGCTATCTTTAACTTTTGATCACAGGGCGAACGACGGCTTCGCGGCGGGGCGCTTTCTCTCCGCCATCCGCGATGCCCTGGAGCGCATGGATCTTTCCCAAGTGAGGTACTGA
- a CDS encoding alpha-ketoacid dehydrogenase subunit beta yields the protein MSQPTYREAIRTALWEEMERDERVYLIGEDIGLGGGAFYITKGFQEHFGAMRVVDAPLAEAGFTGQALGAAIGGLRPVVEFQFADFVTESYKMIVDFAAGNHYRQMGPVPIVLRLPAGALVSAGPFHSGNPEPWFFHTPGLKIAAPATAYDAKGMMKAAIRDENPVIFIEYKKFYNYPVADLPEALRPDVPEDDYTVPFGEARLLRAGEDISLLTFGTTCLQALEAAEILEAEGVSVEVIDLRSLAPYDKGAILDTVRKTGRLLILHEARKRGGLAGEFATIVAEEAFEHLDAPIRRVAAPDTPMPMSPPLEEAYLPSTADVVAALRELAAY from the coding sequence ATGAGCCAGCCCACCTACCGCGAAGCCATCCGCACCGCCCTCTGGGAAGAGATGGAGCGGGACGAGCGCGTCTACCTCATCGGGGAGGACATCGGCCTCGGCGGCGGCGCCTTCTACATCACCAAGGGCTTTCAGGAGCATTTCGGCGCCATGCGCGTCGTTGACGCCCCGCTGGCCGAGGCGGGCTTCACCGGGCAGGCCCTCGGCGCGGCCATCGGCGGGCTTCGGCCGGTGGTGGAATTCCAGTTCGCCGACTTCGTGACCGAGTCCTACAAAATGATCGTGGACTTCGCCGCGGGAAACCATTACCGGCAGATGGGCCCCGTCCCGATCGTCCTGCGCCTCCCCGCCGGCGCCCTGGTGAGCGCGGGGCCCTTTCACTCGGGCAACCCCGAGCCCTGGTTCTTCCACACGCCGGGCCTCAAGATCGCTGCCCCGGCGACCGCCTACGACGCCAAGGGGATGATGAAGGCCGCCATCCGCGACGAGAACCCCGTCATCTTCATCGAGTATAAGAAATTCTATAACTACCCGGTGGCGGATCTTCCCGAGGCGCTCCGCCCCGATGTCCCCGAGGACGACTACACCGTTCCCTTCGGGGAGGCCCGCCTCCTCCGCGCGGGGGAGGACATCTCGCTCCTCACCTTCGGCACCACCTGCCTCCAGGCGCTCGAAGCCGCCGAGATACTCGAAGCCGAAGGGGTCTCCGTCGAGGTGATCGACCTGCGCTCGCTGGCACCCTACGACAAGGGGGCCATCCTCGACACCGTCCGCAAGACCGGCCGGCTCCTCATCCTCCACGAGGCGCGCAAGCGGGGCGGGCTCGCCGGCGAGTTCGCTACGATCGTGGCCGAGGAGGCCTTCGAGCATCTCGATGCGCCCATCCGGCGGGTCGCGGCGCCCGACACCCCCATGCCCATGAGTCCGCCCCTGGAAGAAGCCTACCTGCCGAGCACGGCGGATGTCGTGGCCGCGCTCCGCGAGCTGGCCGCTTACTGA